TCACAAAagctttccaaaaatgtatagtttataAACTCCCCAAAGATTTTGAACGAAGGTTGAAATCAGGACATTGTGAACCTGACAACACATTATGCTGACTTTTATGTCAAATGACTAGAGGCtttattattgatattattcattttgtgtgtgtttgtgtccacagtCTCTGACTGTtgatgctgttgctgctgcctgTGAAGCATCAAAATCATCCAAGAGCTTCCTCCAAACCATCCAATTGATCCAATCAAGGAATAAACGAGTAGACTATTTTTTATTCTTCCTAGCACGGTATCACATGGACAATGAACAAATTTTAAAGGGAAGGAAAATCATCACAGATGGATTGGCAGCTGTGAAGGCCAGCAACAAGGAACAGAACTTTGAGGCTGCCAGAGAAAAACTGGGAAAAATCTTACACCCTCTACAGGTAGCCTTCCTTCTATCATTCCTTCTGTTTACATCACAGTTTTGTTTCTTCAATGTTACACTTCAAAACTAACTCTCAAGTTCAGCAAGCGGCACAACAGTTTCTTTCCGTAGGCCAAAATTGTGTGCactgacatttatttaatttcacaacAACAACCTATTAAAGGGAGCATTAATATGACTTACTGAAAAGAGATCTTGGTATTAATATACTAGATGCTAGATGATAGATGCtctgcttgttgttgtttttatataatAGGATTTCTACAGTCATAGCAACTGGGTGGAGATGGGAAACAAACTCCCAAACTCCCATCTGATCAGATCAGACACCAGCGTTGGCAACATAGCAGGTAAAGAAATGAtgttctgtcagtgtgtgagtggcCGTGTCACTGAAACAAAAGAAACGGAGTGAGAAAATGTGATGGTGCAATGCGATTACAGAGATCATTTTACAAGACAAAAGACTGACAAAATTTTCTTTCTCACAGCTGAAAGCAGAGCAACCTGTCGCAACTGTAATGGAGACGACTGCACGAACAACATTTTGGAGGATATCCTAAGGGAAAGGATAATTACTTCAGGATACTttaattttgtgccttttttttcctccaaaccAAAAGGTAACCTTCCTACCTGCTtacctaaataattatataaattattaaagcCATGTTTGTCAGGTTTGTTGCTTAAATATTCAGAAATAATCATCCTGTGTGAACTGTGACCAAAATAGGCAGCTCCCTTCGGTTTCACAGAGCTTTATggtgagtttcagctcattctCAAGCTGTCTGGCCCAcatctttactgttttggtcCATTCTCACTGCCGTCAAAAAGCTTTGAAAGCCCTCTGTGCACCAACTGCACatcaccaaacagcagacagacacagttaacaACTATTTAGTGAACATACTGGAGTGTTCAGCAGCTTAGGAGCCAGCATAGGGCTGCAGGTTGGAATCGTATCTGCAGTTGTTGTGGCACCGGCATAGCCCTAGTACATGGGGCAACTGCTCCACCAGGTGACCTACCTATGAACACAGTAATCAAACCTGCTAGGATAAGCATATAGTATCAATTTGGGATACTTGACAActctaaaaatgttttgcagctATTGGTAATTTGCACTATGACCATCCATACAAAATTTTATTATAATCCATCTATGCGTGGTTAAAATACTTCAATCTgcaccaaagtggtggaccaaccaTCAGACCAGAGCTGTGTTGCTAGTGTGGCTAAAAAAACACAGTGCCAGAGAAAATGTATTCTTCCCCAAAAAATCAGTCTAATATTCTCTGAAATGATATGTAAAGatgtataaaacatttttttctcattctgtTTCTAATGCTTTACAGGAAAATGCAGCCACGGAGGTTTTCTTGATAGAACAAGTAACATTGAACCTAAAGGTGGGATCAGTAAAGACACTTTGGACTCCAGCCATGGACACCTCCACATGGAAGCTGCAAATGTGGCAATTGCTGCAACCAGTGAGCTCCTGGAGGACATTCGAGGGGCTGCTGGTGACAAACCATTCCTACAGTATGAAACCTTTTCTGTATGTTTCAGATATGCATGGTAAGGAGGAGGATTGCAAAGGGTTTTTATCTCTTATCTCTTTGTCTCAttccttttctctccatctctcaggCTGATGGGAATCTCCAGTAAAGCTCTCTGTTTTGTGATCGACACGACAGGAAGCATGAGTGATGACATTGCAGCAGTGAGGACTGTCACTTCTGATATAATCGACAGGAAAGTTGGAACACAGGACGAGCCCTCAGTTTACATTCTCGTACCTTTCAATGATCCAGGTATGATCTTAATGTTTTATCCCTCTAAACTGTAATTCAGTGATATAAAGCAGTGGACTTTTTGTGCTGTCATGTGCTGCATAGTTGGTTGAATATTATCACTGCTCAAATAAAATGCCagcaatacaataaaaaaaataccagtATTTGTAAATCATGAAGCACTcaacaaatgcatgcacaagAAGAATAAAGTAATGTCTTTCTCGTCTCCACCTGAACCTCAGATTTTGGGCCACTGACAAGGACAACAGACCCAGAAGTCTTCAGGAATGCTATTAATTCACTAACAGCAACTGGTGGAGGAGATTTTCCAGAAATGAGTCTTTCAGGGCTTCGGGTGCTGTGATGCCTTTGAGACATAATCTGTCTGCAAAACTTGAAAAAAAGTAATGGTAAAACTATCGTATGATTGCTGTCCTCTCTTCCTCATACAGCTGGCATTAACTGGTGCTCCTCCCAGTTCTGAGATCTTCCTCTTCACTGATGCACCTGCTAAAGATGCACATCTGAAAAGCACAGTGATTGCACTCATTGAGCGGACCAAGACAGTAGTGAGTACTACCCTTCGTGTGGTAACAAACAAACGGTGTGTAAAATGATAGTGTAAAAAGAGTGTGTTAAgtcatagaaaaataaataaaaactcatgATGTAAAAACTTGAGGAGGCTATGAGAGAGGCTGTACTTAGGCACTAATACAAATGTCTGAATAAGTAGAAAGTAATGTTCACCATGTTCACTATTATAGTtgagcatgctgacatttgctATTTAGCATTTCACATTGCTGAGACTGAAGGGAATGGTATTTCATCataaatgttttgaaaaaactataaaaagtTTTGTGAATTCATTTCTTTCTTATAAGCATTCAACAGCTATTTAAGACTTTCCTGATTTTGTTTAACCTAAA
This genomic interval from Epinephelus moara isolate mb unplaced genomic scaffold, YSFRI_EMoa_1.0 scaffold3447, whole genome shotgun sequence contains the following:
- the LOC126387301 gene encoding von Willebrand factor A domain-containing protein 7-like — translated: SLTVDAVAAACEASKSSKSFLQTIQLIQSRNKRVDYFLFFLARYHMDNEQILKGRKIITDGLAAVKASNKEQNFEAAREKLGKILHPLQDFYSHSNWVEMGNKLPNSHLIRSDTSVGNIAAESRATCRNCNGDDCTNNILEDILRERIITSGYFNFVPFFSSKPKGKCSHGGFLDRTSNIEPKGGISKDTLDSSHGHLHMEAANVAIAATSELLEDIRGAAGDKPFLQLMGISSKALCFVIDTTGSMSDDIAAVRTVTSDIIDRKVGTQDEPSVYILVPFNDPDFGPLTRTTDPEVFRNAINSLTATGGGDFPEMSLSGLRLALTGAPPSSEIFLFTDAPAKDAHLKSTVIALIERTKTVVNFMITGNLGFRRRRQSDDSLQQQQPISRMARSDAQLYRDLAQASGGLAIEVSKSELLEATSIITQTSSSSL